The Jaculus jaculus isolate mJacJac1 chromosome 14, mJacJac1.mat.Y.cur, whole genome shotgun sequence nucleotide sequence gttccaaaccagcctaggctacatgagatgctgtgtttttgtttgtttgtttgtgtgtgtgtgcatatatatatatatatatatatatatatatatatatatatatatatatatatatatatatattgaggtagagtctcacgttagccgggctgacctggaattcactatgtagtcactatgtagtctcagggtggcctcgaattcacagcaagcctcctacctctaccttcctcccgaaagctgggattaaaggcgtgtgccaccatatctggcttattattttttttcttttctttgatttgtctctctgtgtgtgtacatgtgcatgtgtatggaggtcagaggatttatttttttagcccagggtgacctggaattcactatgtagttatggcgtggccttgaactcacgggcaatcctcctacctgtgcctcccaagtgctgagattaaaggtgtgcgaaaCCACACTCTGCtttcagaggacagctttgacatgtctgtgctccaccttccttAAGACACGGACTCTGCTAGACAGTAAGGGAATGTCAGACTAGCTCTTTGGTAGGCTTcagatcctcctggctccacttgTTATTGTGtgggatgacagatgtgtgtgccacgtAGATTCCAGCTTCCTGTgagcgctggggaattgaacccaggccagcaggctttgcaaacaagcgcctttacccgatgagccatctccccagcccctagcccttgtcttcagaaaaccaaaacaaaacaaaacaaaacaaaaaacaagagctgggtgtggcggcacacgtctttaatcccagcgctcttgggaggcagaggtaggaggatagtcatgagttcgaggccaccctgaggctacatagggtCAGCCTGAGCgggagtgagaccatgccttgaaaaaccaaaaaaaaaaaggggaaaaaaaattggaTGAGGCGATAGGCGGTTGGGGGCCAGTAGTGGAGAGAGGCAGTCTGAAGAAAACAGAAGCCTAGGGAGCAGGACGTTGGAGGCCCGAGTGTTGACAGTGTCCAGGCAGCCACACTCACCTTGACCCTGAAGGGGCAGCGGGTCTGGTCCACCAGCATGATGTTCTCGGGCTTGAGGTCGGCGTGGATGATGGCCAGCTCCTTGAGCCGGGCCAGGGCCCTCAGGACCTGCAGCGTGACCGTGCGGATGTGGCGGGCGGGCAGGGGCGCAAAGTTGTTCTCCTTCTGGAACTCAAAGAGGTTTTGCTCCAGCAGCTCAAAGACCAGGTAGAACTTGAGGGCGTCGTGGAAGAACTCGAGGAAGCGGATGACGTGGGCCTCGTCGGGGTCCAGGCCCCGCAAACAGCGCAGCAGCTTCAGCTCGTTCTTGATGATGCGGCTGCGGTAGGCGTCGTTCGACAGGATCTTGATGGCCACCATCTCCCCCGTGCTCCATCGCCAGCCCTTGGCCACCTCCCCAAAGGTGCCTTTGCCCATCACTTCAATGATGTCATAACAGTCAGTCTCCGATTGGATGGTGGCCATAGTGCCCTGACCACTGGTCACCACCAGGCCTCCACTCCCGGGCCACTGCCAAGGCCGCCCTCTTCCTTGATGGCCTCGTGGACACCCCAGTGGGGGAAAAAGAGCCACGCTCGTGTCTCTCCCTGTGAGATTGGCCCCTGCCTCCCTGACACCCCTTGACCCCCTCAGCCACACCGTGAGTTTGCCAGGGGCTGTACCCCTCCCCCAAAGCCCTCCTGGCTTGGGATGAGGGGGCTCAGCCCCCCTGAATGGGTTCCAGCGTTGCTGAGTGGCTCAGATTCTGTTGTTGGAGACGCGAGTCCCAGGCTGAAATGGGGGGTGGGGTGCCAGGCcaggtcccctcccccacccactggCGGAACACTGGAGAGGCCTGACAGGGTGGACCGAGAGGGACTCTGACAATGGGGAGCTCATGAATGGTGACATACCTACAAGCATGTAGGATGAGGAGAGACATGTTCTTAGATGGGGAgatgtgtgtgagcgtgtgtgtgtgtgtgtgtgtatgtgttcatgttcaGAAAACACctgccttgggggctggagactgactcagtggttgaggcgctttgcctgcaaagcttagggatctgggttcaattccctaatacccaggtaaagccagatgcacaaggtgatgcatgtgtctggagttcctctgcagtggctagaggctttgccacgcccatgctctctgtttgcctctttctctctcaaataattaaagaaaaaaaaaaaagagagggtagccaggtgtgatggtgcatgcctttaatcccagcactcagtaggcagaggtaggaggatcgccgtgagttcgaggccaccctgagactgcatagtgaattccaggtcagcctgagctagagtgaaaccctacctcaaaaaaaatattttttttttaagaagagaggttgctcagtggttaaagcacttgcctgcaaagcctaaagacccaggtttgactccccagcacccccgtaaagctggatgcacaaagtggctagaggccctggtgtgcccattgtctctctttctctttctgtgtttgcaaatgaaagaaagaaagaaaaggaagaggaaagacacCTGTCTTGGCCTGTGGAAGCCGTAAGTTGTGGCTAGGGCATGAGCCAGGATGTAAGAGGTCCTGGGTGTACATTAAGAAGtctgggcctggagaaatggcttagcgtttaagcagcctgtgaatcctaaggaccccagttcgaggctcaattccccaggacccacataagccagatgcacaaggggggggggcgcatgtttctggagttcattgcaatggctggaggccctggtgtgcccattctctctctgtgtctctcagctGGTGGCCACAGACAGTCTCTGACCCCCTGCATCCTCCTGTACAACCTCTCCCAGGAAGCTGCAGGGGACCTCTGATTCTCCAAAGGGCAGAAGGCGTGTCTGGGAGTCTTCAACGCTGAGCTGAAACAGCTCAGGAAGGCTGTGGGGCAGATAACTGACCTGGGAGAAGTCCAGAGGGCCAAGGGGACAGGGGaggagtgagaaagggagagaaggccTATCACTGGGGAGCTTGAAGTTTGCTTAAGAAGTCAggatgaggggggaaaaaaaggtcggattactgtgagtttgaggccaccctgggactacagtcaattccaggtcagcctgggccagagtgagaccctacctcaaaaaaccaaaaacaagcaagaCAAAACCCTCAGAGGAAAAAGcccggtggtggtggggggccaGGGGCTGAGGGCAACAGACACGGAAGGAGGGCCCCAAACGCTGGAGGCACGCCCGGGGTGTTACTCCATGTAGTATGAGAGTGTACGTAACTCTTCAAATGTGGTGGGCACAAAGGGGCAGTGACCTCTAAGTAGGAGATCTGGCTGGAAGGGAGCAGATACTGATGTGAATGGGGTCCTAGTACCCCCTTATCTTCTGAAATAGAAGGGGGAGGTATGAAAAGAGTGGGAggtgtcgggcgtggtggcacacgcctttaatcccagctctcaggagacagaggtaggaggattgcggggagttcgaggccaccctgagtctacatagtgaatcccagatcagcctggactggtgtgagaccctaccttgaaaaaccaaaaggagcgGGAAGGAGACAAGGCTGGATTGGGTATTGCAGACGGACATGGGGCGTGGGAAGCCTAGATACCAGTGAGGATGACACAGTGGCATGGGTGGCCCATCCTGTCCAGGAGTGGAGGTCCCAGATTCTGGGACCTAGTCCTACAAAGCAATGCTTGGAGTGGAGGCTCCAAAGAGTGGTTCCAAAGAGTGACCAGGAGGAGCCTTCCGGGGTGGGGCCCAAGGTCGCCATGGCAGTCAAACCAGCCAGACAGGAAAGGGGAGTCACAGTGGAGCAGGAGCGGGATAGTACAGGCTCCAGAAGCCCAAGGCAGGAAGacagcagttcaaggccagcatgggcaacttaggccctgtctcaaaataaaatgttcaaaaaggGTTGgcgtccaggcgtggtggcgcacacctttaagctcagcacttgggcaggcagaggtaggaggatcactgtgagtttgaagacatcctgagactacataagtgaattgcaggtcagcctgggctagagtgagtccctatcttgaaaataataataataataataataaaataaaacaaatataaagggctggagagatggcttagcagttaaggcagttgcctgcaaagccaaagagcccaggtttgacaccccagcacataaagcctgatgcacatgcacaaggtggtgcatgtgtctggagtttctttgcagcagctagaggcagctctccattctgtctgcctctttctctctctccctgccctgtctcaaataaataaataaaaatattgttttagccaagcacagtggctcatgcctttaatcccagcactcgggaggcagaggtaagaggatctcccgtgagttcaaggccaccctgagactacagttaattccaggtcatcctgggccagagtgagaccctacctcgaaaaacaaacaaacaaaaaaaaaaaaaagaaaagaaaacgttaaaaacatccaggcatggtggctcatgcttttagtcccagccttcacttgggaggctgagatcagAAGATCAcagagttcgaagccagcctgggctagagtgagaccctacctcagaaacaagaGGAGAAGGGctaaggatgtggctcagtggtagacgcTTACCTACCATGCCTAAGGCCCTACATGCACCAAGAACAGTAAGTCTGGTGGGCTACAGAAAGGCAGAAAGGTAGCCTTGGGTCCCCCAGGACAACAGATTGCCATGCAGAGGAGCCCCTGCTGGAAATACCCCTGAGACCTCCTCAAAGGCCTCTGGGAGCTTGCCAGAGCCTGCCTACCCCAAGGTCACTCTGCCTCCTCTCAGACCacctgatttcttccttttttttttttgtttttcgaggtagggtctcactctggtccaggttgacctggaattaactctgtagcctcagggtggccttgaactcatagcaatcatcctacctctgcctcccaagtgctgagattaaaggcgtgcaccaccatgcccggctttcttcttcttgtaatattttattttatttatttgagagagagagagacagaaaaagaggaaaagaagagagaatgggcacaccagggtctccacccactgcatatgaactccagatgcatgtgcccccttgtgcgtctggcttacgtgggtcctggagaatcaaaccaggatcctttggctttgcaggcaaacgccttaactgctaagccatcgctccagcccaccaCCTCAGTCTTCTGTGGCtgtgagccaccttcccagggaCTCCCTTCCCTGTATCCACCCTCTCccgcccccaccacacacacatggccaggtgtggtagtacacacagACAACACTAATGCTAAAGAGGCCGAGGCATGACTTTGAATTGGAGGCCAGTTTAGGGCTACATAGTACATTCTAGGGCCATTCCAGGTTATACAGGGAgacctatctccctccctctctctcattcacacacacacacacacacacacacacgcacacatgccaaGACCAGGACACGTGgctatttttggattatttttattcACAAGACTTGACGATATACAGGCACTTTTGCCAATGAAGAGAGTGgtaggcctccagcctctgcccgcCACCAGTCGCCCTCTGAGGGTTAGTGCTAGTTACTTCACACACaaaattggggtggggggagaaacagGAGGATGGGAAGGCAGGAAGTGAGCCCCTATCTGCTCTGGGCTTTAGATGGCAGCAGCCTGGGCCCCTTCCATCCTGGTGGGGCCTGGAgctcctgcctcagaaaaccccACACTGGGCAGCCGGACCCTGAATCCTCCCTCTTCCCTGTCTCCACTCACACTCCGGGCCTTGGGGCTCAGGGAGACCCGAGGGAAACGGAATTTGGGTGACTTCTCCCCAACTGGAGACTTGGAGGCTGTTTCACCGCCTTGTCCTCTGGAGGCTTTAGAAGGTGCAGCCAGGCCTACTCGGGGCAATCTGACTCTGACTCGGCCCCTGCGTCCTGAGGCCCCttctccacccccctcttcctcctcttcaggGCTGGGGGACCCTTCCTCAAGGGCCTGTTCACCTTGGCTGAAGCCCACTCGAGGCAGCCTGAGCTTTGGGCTCTTGGCCCTGTCCCCCTCCGAAACGCCCTCTTTGGCCCGCACCAGGCCAAACCGCGGCAGCCGAACCTTGAGCTTGTGTCCCGCGTCCCCTTCCCCCTCTGCCACCTTGTACTCAGCGTGAGTGCCCACAGCAGGCGGTGAGAGCTCCACATCTGGCATGGAGAGGTGGAAGGTGCGCTCGGGACCCGGGTCCTGGTGCTCAGCCCCCTCCCCGGTGGGCAACTTCAGCCCGCTCTTATCTGCAGCTGCCTTGCCAGCCTGTGCCTCGTGATTCAGCCCCACGTCCAGCTCAAGCTGAGGCACTGTCACTGTGGGCATCTTGAAGACCCCCTCGCCCACTAACAGGTCACCACCCACCACCTGGGTTCCAGGCAGCTCCAAGGTCACCTGTGGCACCTGGACTCTGGAAACTGCTGTGCTGTCTGCCGGAGGGGTCGCCGTCCCCGTGCCCGCCTCTCCAAAGCTGGCCAGTTCCACCTGGGGCAACGAGATGCCCAGTGTAGGCACCCTCAACAACCCCTCCTGGCCCTCTGTGCCCGCTTGCTTGGGTACAGACACCTGAAGGCCTGACGGATGGACTACGCTGATGGCCTCCTCTCCCTCTTGAGCCCCCAGAGTGACCAACTCCACCTCAGGGATCTTAAGCTGTCCCGCTATGGCCTCCAGTTTTTCCCCAGGGCTAACACGGCCGCTCGGAACTTCTTCCTTCCCTCGGGCCAACCCAAAAGAGGGCATCTTGAGCTTGGGCATCTTGACCTTCCCATCCCAGCCCCAACCCTTTCCTTCCAACTCAGCCTCCCTGGCCACTCGTTCTCCAGCCTCAGAGTCGCGGCCTTTCACCCCAAATTTGGGCAGAGCAAACTTGGGCCCTTTGAACTTGCCATCAGCCCCTGCCACCTCCACCTTGCCTGAGGGTAGATGGGCATCCAGGCTGAGCTGTGGGATGGACAGATCGAGGGCAGGGAGAAGGCCCTCATCCTCTGGCCCCTTGGCCTCAGTCCCTGCTCGAGCTTTGGGGAGTGAGACAGCAAACTTGGACACCTTCAGTTTGGTGGCTCTCCCGGATCCCTCCACTTCAGTCTTGGCTAACTTTGGCCCCGAGAGTCCGAATTTGGGCAGGGAGAACTTGGAGGAGGGCTTGACTTTCAGCTCCACCGTCTCTACCTGTCCTTCCTCAACTTCGGTCGTGGACAGCTGTGGAGTGACAATCTCCACGGAGGGCACCTTGAAGACTGCCTCTCCAACACCTGCTGCCACCTTGGCACCCTCTGGCTGCACCACCTTGCCCGCTTGAACCTGCCTTTCCAGGCCCAGGGCCCCAGGCAGGTCTAGCTCCACGGAGGGCAGGGTCAGGGAGGGGACACCCCCACGAGCCTCAGGGCCCAGGTCTGGCTGCCCACGGGGCAGGGTCACAAGCTTGGCTGCAAACTCAGCACCTGCTGCTGCCTGGCCTGGCGCGCCTACCTTCCCCAGCTTGGTGGGCATGGATATCTTGAAACTAGAACCTGCCCCTTCTGTCTGCTCTGGCCCAATAGCTTTTAGCTGCACTTCGGGGACTTTGGGCAACTGCACTTCGGGGGCCGTGGGAAGGTGCACGTCGGGGACCGgtggcgcttggatttctggCAGCCGAAGCTCTGACACTTTGGGCAGTTGCACGTCCGGAAGTCGGACGTCGGGCACGGCCACCTCGGGCATCCTTGGTAGCTTCATCTCTGGAACCTTGGGCAGTTGCACTTCCGGAAGTCGGACGTCGGGCACAGCCATCTTGGGGAGCTTCATCTCCGGAACCTTGGGCAGTTGCACTTCCGGAAGTCGGACGT carries:
- the Prx gene encoding periaxin, with protein sequence MEARSRSAEELRRAELVEIIVETEAHTGVSGINVAGGGKEGIFVRELREDSPAARSLSLQEGDQLLSARVFFENFKYEDALRLLQCAEPYKVSFCLKRTVPTGDLALRPGTVAGYEIKGPRAKVAKLNIHSLSPVKKKKMVVVPGALGAPADLAPVDVEFSLPKFSRLRRGLKAEATKGPVAAAAPARRRLQLPRLRVREVAEEAQAARLAAAAPPPRKAKVEAEADAGARFTAPQVELVGPRLPGAEVGVPQVPKGTPSAEAASGFALHLPTLGIGAPAAPAVEPPPVGIQVPQVELPSLPSLPTLPTLPCLETKEGAAAVTVPTLDVAAPSVGVDLALPGSEVAAQGEVPEVALKMPRLSFPRFGARGKEAAEARAAKGSPEAKAKGPRLRMPTFGLSLREARPSSPEAVAADGKMKLPTLKMPSFGIGAAAPEVRKTSKGPGVTLPDVQLPELQLPKVPEVAVPQVRIPDVQLPKVPDMAVPDVHLPDVQLPKVPEMKLPKMAVPDVRLPDVQLPKVPDMKLPKVPEMAVPDVRLPDVQLPKVPDMKLPKVPEMAVPDVRLPEVQLPKVPDMKLPEMAVPDVRLPEVQLPKVPDMKLPEMAVPDVRLPEVQLPKVPEMKLPKMAVPDVRLPEVQLPKIPDMKLPKVPEMAVPDVRLPEVQLPKVPEMKLPKMAVPDVRLPEVQLPKVPEMKLPRMPEVAVPDVRLPDVQLPKVSELRLPEIQAPPVPDVHLPTAPEVQLPKVPEVQLKAIGPEQTEGAGSSFKISMPTKLGKVGAPGQAAAGAEFAAKLVTLPRGQPDLGPEARGGVPSLTLPSVELDLPGALGLERQVQAGKVVQPEGAKVAAGVGEAVFKVPSVEIVTPQLSTTEVEEGQVETVELKVKPSSKFSLPKFGLSGPKLAKTEVEGSGRATKLKVSKFAVSLPKARAGTEAKGPEDEGLLPALDLSIPQLSLDAHLPSGKVEVAGADGKFKGPKFALPKFGVKGRDSEAGERVAREAELEGKGWGWDGKVKMPKLKMPSFGLARGKEEVPSGRVSPGEKLEAIAGQLKIPEVELVTLGAQEGEEAISVVHPSGLQVSVPKQAGTEGQEGLLRVPTLGISLPQVELASFGEAGTGTATPPADSTAVSRVQVPQVTLELPGTQVVGGDLLVGEGVFKMPTVTVPQLELDVGLNHEAQAGKAAADKSGLKLPTGEGAEHQDPGPERTFHLSMPDVELSPPAVGTHAEYKVAEGEGDAGHKLKVRLPRFGLVRAKEGVSEGDRAKSPKLRLPRVGFSQGEQALEEGSPSPEEEEEGGGEGASGRRGRVRVRLPRVGLAAPSKASRGQGGETASKSPVGEKSPKFRFPRVSLSPKARSVSGDREEGGFRVRLPSVGFSEAGAPGPTRMEGAQAAAI